One part of the Nitrospira defluvii genome encodes these proteins:
- the bluB gene encoding 5,6-dimethylbenzimidazole synthase yields MTDHAFPETWRRGLYETITRRRDMRAFLPDPIPDETLARILMAAHQAGSVGLSQPWNFLVVENLEIRAKVRTHVEAERLRAAEMFDQERREKYLTFKLEGILDSPLNICVTCDQERFGPTVIGRNTIPETAVYSTCCAIQNLWLAARAEGVGVGWVSIMEPAVLRTILGIPERIIPVAYLCVGFVESFPERPIFESNGWLPRLQLHELVFHDQWDERPRPDLLRALETSRIDGAKATPTEIDS; encoded by the coding sequence ATGACGGATCATGCCTTTCCCGAAACCTGGCGCCGGGGCCTGTACGAAACGATCACGCGCCGCCGCGACATGCGAGCCTTTCTGCCTGATCCCATTCCGGATGAAACGCTGGCTCGCATCCTCATGGCTGCTCATCAGGCCGGATCAGTTGGGCTGTCCCAGCCTTGGAACTTTCTCGTGGTGGAGAATCTCGAGATCCGTGCCAAGGTGCGCACCCATGTCGAGGCCGAACGGCTGCGCGCAGCGGAAATGTTTGACCAGGAACGCCGTGAGAAGTATCTCACCTTCAAGCTGGAGGGGATTCTTGATTCGCCGCTCAACATCTGTGTCACCTGCGACCAGGAACGGTTCGGGCCGACGGTGATCGGGCGGAATACAATTCCGGAAACCGCTGTCTATAGCACCTGCTGTGCGATTCAAAATCTCTGGCTGGCCGCGCGGGCGGAAGGGGTCGGAGTCGGCTGGGTGAGTATCATGGAGCCGGCAGTCCTCCGCACGATCCTCGGAATTCCTGAACGGATCATTCCGGTTGCCTATCTTTGCGTCGGGTTCGTGGAGAGTTTCCCCGAGCGGCCTATTTTCGAAAGCAACGGCTGGTTGCCAAGGCTGCAACTGCATGAGTTGGTGTTTCATGATCAGTGGGACGAGCGGCCCAGGCCGGATCTGCTCCGTGCGCTGGAAACGAGCCGGATCGACGGAGCGAAAGCCACGCCGACGGAGATCGACTCGTGA
- the cobA gene encoding uroporphyrinogen-III C-methyltransferase, with the protein MPTEPATQRGMVYLVGAGPGDPGLLTVRALELLRAADVVAYDELVSKAILSLVNPEAELLPVGRRHGEGTIGYRLHPEVLARVKAGRTVVRLKAGDPLIFGRGGEEAEELAEADIPCTIVPGISSALGAAAYAGIPLTHRLHASDVTFLSGHDVEGGRSLTDWAKAASGKGTLVLFMAARKLSANLQRLIQAGRSAETPAAYIASATTPEQNVIVGTVATLPGKIRDVDLAIPALVIVGDVVGVRERIAWFERRPLAGRRLLVARARPGRSAMAAELRALGAEVLEIPEVEAASLHGGASIKTALARCHEFRGIVFGCAAGVEAVLSHVPALDLPVIAVGESAAQALSRHGIAPAVTLRGACQEAVNEQSAVLQKGPWLLVTAEEGRPNLHEALTKAGVEVEAVAAYRSVHRLPMGPLPSIDLVVLPSSSAARTVLFGDFGQALLGVPMAAIGPQTEQAARQCGAQSVALAQEDTVAALVSCVVSMVGKL; encoded by the coding sequence GTGCCGACTGAGCCTGCCACTCAACGAGGCATGGTGTATCTGGTCGGGGCGGGACCGGGCGATCCAGGCTTGCTCACGGTCCGTGCGCTGGAATTGCTGCGTGCGGCCGATGTCGTGGCCTACGATGAGTTGGTCTCGAAAGCTATTCTTTCTCTCGTCAATCCGGAGGCTGAACTGCTGCCGGTGGGCCGCCGTCATGGCGAGGGGACGATCGGCTATCGATTGCATCCGGAGGTGCTGGCTCGCGTCAAGGCCGGCAGAACGGTCGTGAGGTTGAAGGCCGGAGATCCGCTGATCTTCGGGCGGGGCGGAGAGGAAGCGGAAGAATTGGCGGAAGCCGACATTCCCTGCACGATCGTTCCAGGGATTTCATCTGCTCTTGGCGCCGCAGCCTATGCGGGCATTCCACTGACGCATCGCCTGCATGCTTCCGACGTGACGTTCCTGAGCGGCCACGATGTCGAGGGGGGCCGGAGCCTTACTGATTGGGCCAAGGCTGCCAGCGGCAAGGGCACTTTGGTGTTGTTCATGGCGGCTAGAAAACTGTCGGCGAACCTACAGAGATTGATCCAGGCTGGCCGCTCGGCGGAGACTCCCGCTGCCTATATCGCCTCCGCCACCACTCCCGAACAAAATGTGATTGTCGGAACCGTGGCGACCCTTCCAGGAAAAATACGGGATGTCGATCTTGCCATTCCGGCCCTCGTCATCGTCGGCGACGTCGTGGGAGTGCGTGAACGAATTGCCTGGTTCGAGCGCCGCCCGTTGGCGGGTCGGCGGCTGCTCGTGGCGCGCGCGCGTCCGGGCCGCTCCGCGATGGCAGCGGAACTCCGTGCGCTCGGCGCGGAGGTGCTGGAAATCCCCGAGGTCGAAGCGGCCTCGTTACACGGAGGCGCGTCCATCAAGACCGCTCTGGCTCGGTGCCATGAATTCCGCGGCATTGTCTTCGGCTGTGCCGCCGGGGTTGAGGCGGTCTTGTCGCATGTCCCAGCCCTCGACCTGCCGGTCATCGCGGTCGGAGAGTCGGCGGCGCAGGCGCTGTCACGGCATGGCATTGCACCTGCCGTCACGTTACGTGGCGCTTGTCAGGAGGCGGTGAACGAGCAGTCGGCGGTTTTACAGAAGGGGCCATGGCTTCTCGTGACAGCGGAGGAAGGCCGGCCGAACTTACATGAGGCATTGACGAAGGCTGGAGTAGAGGTTGAAGCGGTGGCGGCCTATCGGTCTGTGCATCGGTTGCCGATGGGGCCCTTGCCGTCGATTGATCTTGTGGTGCTGCCCAGCTCCTCGGCGGCTCGCACTGTGTTGTTTGGCGACTTCGGTCAGGCCTTGCTGGGGGTGCCGATGGCGGCGATCGGGCCGCAGACCGAACAAGCGGCGCGCCAATGTGGAGCGCAGTCTGTCGCGTTGGCGCAAGAGGATACGGTGGCAGCGCTGGTTTCTTGTGTGGTGTCGATGGTAGGGAAACTATGA
- the cobM gene encoding precorrin-4 C(11)-methyltransferase has protein sequence MRVYIIGAGPGDPKLLTLRGAELISSCPVVLYTGSLVPKDVIARARPDAKVMDSSGLTLDQIIEVIVAARDANQDVARVHTGDPMIFGSTAEQMRRLTELGIAYEIIPGVSSFTAAAAALGRELTLPELSQTVILTRAEGRTSMPAGEKLEDLAKHQATLALFLSITLLKDVVCDLTPSYGADCPVAIVHKASWPDQVIVTGTLADITDKAKAAKLNSTSMVLVGRVLTATEFANSKLYDPEFTHRFRKGEPAVTKPGEKRAD, from the coding sequence ATGCGTGTCTATATTATTGGCGCAGGTCCGGGCGATCCGAAATTGCTGACGCTGCGTGGCGCGGAGCTGATTTCGTCCTGTCCGGTCGTGCTCTATACCGGTTCGCTGGTCCCCAAGGACGTGATCGCCCGTGCGAGGCCCGATGCCAAGGTGATGGATTCGTCCGGGTTGACGCTGGATCAGATCATCGAGGTAATTGTGGCGGCCCGTGACGCGAATCAGGATGTGGCGCGGGTCCATACGGGCGACCCGATGATCTTCGGCTCCACCGCCGAGCAGATGCGCCGGTTGACGGAGCTGGGTATTGCCTACGAGATCATTCCCGGCGTTTCTTCCTTTACCGCTGCTGCTGCGGCGCTGGGCCGTGAACTCACGCTCCCGGAATTGTCCCAGACGGTGATCCTGACCAGGGCTGAGGGACGGACCTCGATGCCGGCGGGGGAAAAACTGGAAGATCTGGCGAAGCATCAAGCGACCTTGGCGCTCTTTCTGAGCATCACACTCTTGAAGGATGTCGTGTGCGATTTGACCCCGTCGTATGGGGCTGATTGTCCCGTGGCTATCGTGCATAAGGCCTCCTGGCCGGATCAGGTGATCGTAACCGGGACCTTGGCGGACATTACGGACAAGGCCAAGGCGGCCAAGCTCAACTCGACCTCGATGGTGTTGGTGGGGCGTGTGCTGACGGCGACGGAGTTTGCCAATTCCAAGTTGTACGATCCGGAGTTTACCCATCGGTTCCGGAAGGGCGAGCCGGCGGTCACGAAGCCAGGAGAGAAGCGTGCCGACTGA
- a CDS encoding cobalt-precorrin 5A hydrolase, translating into MIVERKPFAVYAITKHGIAIASRLLPQLSGADLFVSEKLFDSAPAGSVRLPLPMGPTLSETFTAYDCHIFIISVGAVVRMIAPLLKNKKVDPAVVCIDDAARFAICVLSGHVGRGNVFTERVAQALGAQSVVTTASDAIGTLTVDILGRDLGWTLDDLDRNVTRGCAAVVNAAKVLFVQETGEPDWWPAEKPLPDGVRYATSLEGVNPNEFEMLLIATDREIGLSHPAHWKKAVIYRPKSLVLGIGCDKGTAPDLVERGVLALLAKHGLSLKSVNELATIDVKKDEPALLALSEKYGWPLRTYPPEQLDVMPGILNPSETVKRHVGSRGVSEPAALLAAGVDELLVPKQIYTEPGAGRSMTLAVARRTFVKRPMEAGSL; encoded by the coding sequence ATGATCGTCGAGCGGAAACCATTTGCCGTTTATGCCATCACGAAGCATGGGATCGCGATTGCGTCCCGGTTACTGCCGCAGTTGTCGGGTGCGGATCTCTTCGTGTCGGAGAAGCTGTTCGACTCGGCGCCGGCCGGTTCGGTGCGGCTACCGCTGCCGATGGGGCCGACGCTGAGCGAGACGTTTACGGCCTATGATTGCCACATTTTCATTATCAGTGTCGGGGCCGTAGTGCGGATGATCGCACCGCTTTTGAAGAACAAGAAGGTCGATCCGGCGGTGGTCTGCATCGACGACGCCGCGCGGTTTGCGATCTGCGTCCTGTCGGGTCACGTCGGCCGCGGCAATGTATTCACCGAGCGAGTCGCCCAGGCCTTGGGCGCGCAATCGGTCGTGACGACGGCGTCTGATGCCATCGGCACCTTGACGGTGGATATTTTGGGGCGCGATCTGGGATGGACGCTCGACGATCTGGACCGGAATGTGACGAGGGGCTGCGCAGCGGTGGTGAATGCGGCCAAGGTGTTGTTTGTGCAGGAGACGGGAGAGCCGGACTGGTGGCCGGCTGAGAAGCCCTTGCCCGACGGAGTGCGCTACGCTACGTCGCTGGAAGGCGTGAACCCGAACGAGTTTGAAATGCTCTTGATCGCCACGGACCGCGAGATCGGCTTGTCCCATCCGGCCCATTGGAAGAAGGCCGTCATCTATCGCCCGAAGAGTCTCGTGCTCGGGATCGGCTGCGATAAAGGCACGGCTCCCGATCTGGTGGAGCGAGGAGTCCTGGCCCTCTTGGCAAAGCACGGCCTTTCTCTCAAATCCGTCAACGAGCTGGCGACCATCGACGTAAAAAAGGATGAGCCGGCCTTGCTGGCCTTGAGCGAGAAATATGGCTGGCCGCTGCGGACCTATCCGCCGGAGCAACTGGACGTGATGCCCGGCATCCTGAATCCCTCGGAGACGGTGAAACGGCATGTCGGTTCGCGCGGGGTGTCTGAGCCAGCTGCATTACTTGCGGCAGGGGTGGACGAGCTTCTCGTTCCCAAGCAGATTTATACGGAGCCGGGAGCGGGCCGATCGATGACCTTGGCCGTGGCACGGCGGACCTTCGTGAAACGGCCGATGGAGGCGGGCAGCCTATGA
- the cobI gene encoding precorrin-2 C(20)-methyltransferase: MNYGTLYGVGVGPGAPDLITLRALNVLKQAQVLALPRSSDYGESMAWKILKPTLGEIPGQERIFLTFPMNKDPERLRPAWDAAFTAIGERLEKGLSVAFATEGDPSLFSTFIYLRREAPLRWPGIRIEVVPGVSSIMAVPSVTGIPLADGQERIAILPASYGVEDLNQVLELFDTVVLMKMGTEIPKVVDALERQGLVDRAVYVSKATMAEQRIVRDIRTIQTERGDCFAMMIVSRKERSGLLAGVVPATPRPAARETGA; this comes from the coding sequence ATGAATTATGGAACATTATATGGAGTTGGGGTTGGACCAGGCGCGCCGGATCTGATCACGTTGCGCGCGCTCAATGTCTTGAAACAGGCGCAGGTTCTCGCGCTGCCTCGCAGTTCCGATTACGGAGAATCGATGGCGTGGAAGATCCTCAAACCGACCTTGGGCGAGATTCCCGGGCAGGAGCGGATCTTTTTAACGTTCCCGATGAACAAGGACCCGGAGCGGTTGCGGCCTGCCTGGGATGCCGCCTTCACGGCCATCGGAGAACGGCTGGAAAAAGGGCTTTCGGTCGCCTTCGCGACGGAAGGAGATCCGTCGCTCTTTAGCACCTTCATTTATCTGCGCCGTGAAGCTCCGCTGCGCTGGCCCGGTATCCGCATCGAAGTTGTTCCTGGGGTGTCCTCGATCATGGCGGTGCCTTCCGTGACCGGCATCCCGTTGGCAGATGGACAGGAGCGGATCGCCATCCTGCCTGCGAGTTACGGGGTTGAGGATCTGAATCAAGTGCTGGAGCTGTTCGACACCGTTGTCTTGATGAAGATGGGCACTGAGATCCCCAAGGTGGTCGACGCGCTTGAGCGCCAGGGACTCGTCGATCGCGCGGTCTATGTGTCGAAAGCCACGATGGCGGAACAGCGGATCGTCCGGGACATCCGCACGATTCAGACCGAGCGGGGCGATTGCTTTGCGATGATGATCGTGTCACGCAAAGAACGGAGTGGTCTGTTGGCCGGTGTGGTCCCGGCTACGCCACGGCCGGCCGCGAGAGAGACCGGAGCATGA
- the cbiE gene encoding precorrin-6y C5,15-methyltransferase (decarboxylating) subunit CbiE, with protein MSPRRAITLIGIGDDGCASLTSRAVNAVMKAGVLVGGERHLEFFPQFQGEKIVLEGGVASVLDRVAELAEEQNVCVVASGDPLFFGIGSLVIKRMGAEHVEVLPQPSSMQWAFARAGLKWDDAAFVSLHGRSSEGFLTRLKSQAKVAIFTDDKNSPSVLAQRMIEQGETAWEAWVCESLGGPDERVRRFDVAALAACQDIGPLNVLLLVRSDPSWRVPATIPFLHEDQFAKRMPKKGLITKREVRLLSLAAMGIRPDSVVWDIGAGSGSVSIEAALLAPKGLVYAIEVDPEGVEICRDNLLAHAVDNVRVIAGRAPEALTGLEAPDAVFIGGSKGSMEEIIEVVMDRLQPGGRLVVNAITLENVAETYQSLRKRGLVPDVTLLQVSRAEPLAHYLRYESLNPIQIFAVEKPGQTGAVA; from the coding sequence GATCGGGATCGGGGACGACGGCTGTGCAAGCCTGACGAGCCGCGCCGTGAATGCGGTCATGAAGGCGGGAGTGCTCGTGGGTGGCGAGCGCCATCTTGAATTCTTCCCGCAGTTTCAGGGCGAGAAGATCGTACTCGAAGGCGGCGTGGCGTCGGTGCTCGACCGGGTGGCGGAACTGGCAGAAGAACAGAATGTCTGTGTGGTGGCGTCCGGCGATCCATTGTTTTTTGGCATCGGCAGTCTGGTGATCAAGCGGATGGGGGCCGAGCATGTCGAGGTGCTGCCTCAGCCCAGTTCGATGCAATGGGCCTTTGCGCGAGCTGGATTGAAGTGGGACGACGCAGCCTTTGTGTCTCTGCATGGCCGCTCATCCGAAGGATTTCTCACCAGACTCAAGAGCCAGGCCAAGGTGGCGATCTTCACCGATGACAAGAACTCTCCGTCTGTCTTGGCCCAGCGGATGATCGAACAGGGTGAGACCGCCTGGGAGGCCTGGGTCTGTGAGAGTCTTGGCGGCCCAGATGAACGGGTCCGGCGATTCGATGTGGCGGCTCTCGCTGCCTGCCAAGATATCGGGCCTCTCAATGTGCTGTTGCTCGTTCGTTCCGATCCCTCCTGGCGCGTTCCCGCCACGATTCCCTTTCTCCATGAGGATCAATTCGCGAAGCGGATGCCGAAGAAGGGCCTCATTACGAAGCGGGAAGTGCGGTTGTTATCGTTGGCTGCGATGGGGATCAGGCCGGACAGCGTGGTCTGGGATATCGGGGCCGGTTCCGGGTCCGTATCGATCGAGGCGGCCTTGCTCGCGCCGAAAGGCCTGGTCTATGCGATCGAGGTCGATCCGGAAGGCGTCGAGATCTGCCGCGACAATCTGTTGGCCCATGCGGTGGACAATGTGCGCGTTATCGCAGGCCGGGCGCCGGAGGCGCTGACAGGCTTGGAGGCGCCGGATGCGGTCTTCATCGGAGGCAGCAAGGGGAGCATGGAAGAGATCATTGAGGTCGTCATGGACCGGCTGCAACCGGGCGGCCGCCTGGTCGTGAACGCCATCACGCTGGAGAATGTCGCGGAGACCTATCAAAGCCTGCGGAAGCGTGGGTTGGTGCCGGATGTGACGTTGCTCCAAGTGTCGCGGGCTGAACCCTTGGCCCATTATCTTCGGTACGAATCCTTGAACCCGATCCAAATCTTTGCGGTCGAGAAGCCTGGTCAGACAGGAGCGGTCGCATGA